Within the Bacteroidia bacterium genome, the region CGGCGATGTTTTTGGTTCCTGCCGGTGCGACTGTGGTCCGCAGTTACATGAAGCCATGCGGATGATAGACAAGGAAGGAAAAGGCGTGATCGTTTATATGAATCAGGAAGGAAGAGGCATTGGGCTGCTCAATAAACTGCAGGCTTACCGCTTGCAGGAAAACGGGCTGGATACGGTGGAAGCGAATGTTCAGCTGGGGTTCGCGCCCGACGAAAGAGATTACGGTGTAGGGGCGCAAATA harbors:
- a CDS encoding GTP cyclohydrolase II; translation: GDVFGSCRCDCGPQLHEAMRMIDKEGKGVIVYMNQEGRGIGLLNKLQAYRLQENGLDTVEANVQLGFAPDERDYGVGAQILRSLGVSKIRLMTNNPKKRAGLIGYMLEIVENVPIEIQPNQFNIKYLTTKKEKLGHSLQLLEKRP